From Streptomyces sp. SCSIO 75703:
CGCACCTCGACGTCCGTCCAGGAGTAGGTGGCGAGGACCGCGGGGACGCCGTCGAGGTGGGCCGCGTCGTACGGATCGCGGACGGCGACGGCGACCACCGGGGTGCCCGTGGCCAGGAGCCGCCGGACCAGGGTCTGCTGGGCGCTGCCGGCGGTGACGTTGTAGGTGAGGACCACCACCGCGTCGGCCTCCCCGGCCGCCGCCACCGCCCGCTCGGTCAGCGCGGCGGAGGGGGCGGTGCCGGTGGACAGGGCGGTGGCGGTGAAGCCCAGCTCCGTCAGCGCCCGCGCGAGGACCGCGGTGGGCGGGCCCGTGGTGCCGGAGGGCGAGGCGGGGTCGGCGCCGGCGACCAGCAGCCGCGGGGTACGCCGCCGGGAGAGCGGCAGCAGCCCGTCCTCGTTGACGAGCAGGGTGGTGGTCCGCTCGGCGATCCGGTCGGCCGCGGCCAGGTGCCCCCGGGTGCCGACGGTGCGGTCGACGTCCTTCCGGGTGGTGTACGCGTCCTCGAACAGACCCAGCCTCGCCTTCAGCCGCAGCACCCGCAGGACCGATTCGTCGAGCCGGGACTCCGTCAGCTCGCCGCCCCGCACGGCCGCCAGCACCGCGTTCCAGGCGAGGTCCAGGTCGGGCGGGTTGAGGAGCTGGTCGACCCCGGCCTTCAGCGCCAGCACCGGCACCCGCTCGTCGCCGTACTTGGTGCGCACGCCCTCCATGGCGAGCGAGTCGGTGACCACGACCCCGTCGTAGCCCAGCTCCTCGCGCAGGATGCCGGTGACGATGGGGCGGGAGAGGGTCGCCGGGTCGCCGGAGGCGTCCAGCGCCGGGACCATCAGGTGGGCGGTCATCAGGGAGTCGATGCCCGCCTCGATCGCCGCGCGGAACGGCGGCGCGTCCAGCGCCTCCCACTCGGCGCGGCTGTGCGTGATGACGGGCAGGCCGGTGTGGCTGTCGGTGGCCGTGTCGCCGTGCCCGGGGAAGTGCTTGGCGCAGGCGGCGACCCCGGACCGCTGGTAGCCCGTCACCTCGGCGGCCACCAGCTCCGCCACCGGACCGGGCTCGGAGCCGAAGGACCGTACGCCGATCACCGGGTTGGCCGGGTTCACGTTCACGTCGGCGACCGGGGCGTAGTCCTGCCGGATGCCCAGCGCGCGCAGTTCGGCCCCGGCGATCCGGCCCGCCTCGCGCGCGTCGGAACGGGAGCCGCCGGCGCCGACGGCCATCGCGCCCGGCAGCAGGGTGGCCGGGGCGCCGACCCGGGCCACGATGCCGTGCTCCTGGTCGGTGGAGACGAGCACCGGCAGCCCGCGCGGCAGGGAGAGGGAGGCCCGCTGGATGCCGTTGGACAGCTCGGCGATCTGGTGCGGGTCACGGGTGTTGTGCGCCCAGGTGAAGTAGATGATGCCGCCGACCCGGTAGCGGGCGAGCAGTTCGGCGGCGGAACGGACGCCGATCTCCCGCAGGTTGGCCTCGACGTCGGCCTGGTCGGGGTCGGTGGCGGAGTGGCCGTAGACCCGCATGACGAAGAGCTGGCCGACCTTCTCCTCCGGCGTCATGCGGGCGACGAGGGCGCGCAGCCGGCGGTCGTCGGGTGCCCGGCCCTCGGCCCGCGCGGTGCCACCGGCGGCGAGGGCCGCGCCGGCGCCCGCGGTGGCGGCGAGGAGGGTGCGGCGGGACGGCTGTGCGGTGCGTGACGTGCTGCTTCGAGGCACGTGCGCTCCTTCCGGAGTGATCCGCTGGAGTCCCCGGGGACGGGGTGAAGGAAACTTCCGAGAAAACAGCAGTATCCGGGAAGTTTCTGCCAGTCAAGGGAACGCACACGCCGACGGGCGGGTCCACGAGCGGCCCGGGACCCGG
This genomic window contains:
- a CDS encoding glycoside hydrolase family 3 protein, which codes for MPRSSTSRTAQPSRRTLLAATAGAGAALAAGGTARAEGRAPDDRRLRALVARMTPEEKVGQLFVMRVYGHSATDPDQADVEANLREIGVRSAAELLARYRVGGIIYFTWAHNTRDPHQIAELSNGIQRASLSLPRGLPVLVSTDQEHGIVARVGAPATLLPGAMAVGAGGSRSDAREAGRIAGAELRALGIRQDYAPVADVNVNPANPVIGVRSFGSEPGPVAELVAAEVTGYQRSGVAACAKHFPGHGDTATDSHTGLPVITHSRAEWEALDAPPFRAAIEAGIDSLMTAHLMVPALDASGDPATLSRPIVTGILREELGYDGVVVTDSLAMEGVRTKYGDERVPVLALKAGVDQLLNPPDLDLAWNAVLAAVRGGELTESRLDESVLRVLRLKARLGLFEDAYTTRKDVDRTVGTRGHLAAADRIAERTTTLLVNEDGLLPLSRRRTPRLLVAGADPASPSGTTGPPTAVLARALTELGFTATALSTGTAPSAALTERAVAAAGEADAVVVLTYNVTAGSAQQTLVRRLLATGTPVVAVAVRDPYDAAHLDGVPAVLATYSWTDVEVRAAARVLAGRTGPRGRLPVPVARADDPTAVLLPVGHGLRYRA